In one window of Nicotiana tabacum cultivar K326 chromosome 12, ASM71507v2, whole genome shotgun sequence DNA:
- the LOC142167315 gene encoding uncharacterized protein LOC142167315: MGSLDPPVSSSSSSSTYTLDPSSLLILLSSDVPGVSLVVVPLSGNGFGAWKRSMIVSLSTRNKIRFIDGTCVKPPENSPQFRQWDYYTAESIWRQLNNRYGTVNRTKVFELKRELASTYQGSLDIASYFNKLKKIWDELGVMCSSHANSCSCAAKEGLQKEKEKDKVHQFLKGLNEVYVGVKSNLLMMHHLPSLDCFDNIVLQDEKKANQYISSVSP, from the exons ATGGGTAGTCTTGATCCTCCCGTGTCTTCCTCATCCTCATCATCCACATACACACTTGATCCCTCTTCCCTATTAATTCTCCTTTCTTCTGATGTACCTGGAGTCTCTCTTGTTGTGGTACCGTTGTCGGGGAATGGGTTTGGAGCTTGGAAGCGTAGTATGATTGTTTCATTATCTACCAGAAATAAGATCAGATTTATTGATGGGACCTGTGTTAAGCCTCCAGAAAATTCTCCTCAGTTTAGGCAATGGGATTATT ATACTGCTGAAAGTATATGGAGACAGCTTAATAATAGATATGGGACAGTAAATAGGACTAAAGTTTTTGAACTAAAAAGAGAACTTGCATCCACTTACCAGGGATCTCTCGACATTGCTTCATATTTTAACAAACTTAAGAAAATATGGGATGAGTTGGGTGTTATGTGTAGTAGTCATGCAAACTCTTGTAGTTGTGCTGCTAAAGAAGGTTtgcaaaaggagaaagaaaaggacAAAGTCCATCAGTTCCTCAAGGGTTTGAATGAGGTCTATGTAGGTGTTAAAAGCAATTTGTTGATGATGCATCATTTACCCTCTCTTGATTGTTTTGATAACATCGTTTTGCAAGATGAAAAAAAGGCAAATCAGTACATATCCTCAGTTTCACCCTGA